A part of Heliangelus exortis chromosome 3, bHelExo1.hap1, whole genome shotgun sequence genomic DNA contains:
- the TAGAP gene encoding T-cell activation Rho GTPase-activating protein isoform X1 gives MKVLSSCNTSKTLNAGNMESLIECQPEANGKKCPLLVLADTEDGVCHSAADGTKKRKKVISQSFTLRRSSTNGNSPGQLDTDPKITLFGQPLAIICGEDDKLPQPVQDLLAILYIKGPSTEGIFRKAANEKARKELKEDLNKGGNVDLKSKSVHLLAVVLKDFLRNIPSKLLSTDLYEKWMHALEKPSKQDKIEELKKVAEKLPRPNLILLKHLLSLLHHIGQNSETNRMDSSNLAICVGPNMLSPETDSTLPLEVQKEMNDKVTVLVEFLINNCSEIFGEDIALPVYALLEESLEHTDSSTEHRCAAHQNDSAYDSTDPEAEASPCTTQTEQHKGKSTSVNRRYPAHISAPSLTDFRKDISKMDRRYSEPDLSFQKHPEGKIRKQKLNKSEDNFPVQQKQLGLEALEKQLAILPAQLSNDSLPKTSSSCSLESSDSSVFTSSPVVSPTSPKKTFLIRPQSFSTKVIEDCSPPNRVIKKHSMSFSFANRRKTLIKTQSWGPGKNMFFQKDSFTKKDMFSYRIVQENSSDDDKQWPVAYQQRPRFRSADDVFREVDQRNPGRPPSYEEATKNCLATTVPSRNLTVQAMRLKVSNQDTGLLPHPCSTCAQDAEYTALRDILSGRVSAEKDSDVETETLNITVGIKSRVSLPVTPGVYRLRARSESCQEKKFEYVARRCSPPVFELDQIQYAKESYV, from the exons ATGAAAGTGTTAAGCAGCTGTAATACT TCAAAGACACTAAATGCTGGGAACATGGAGAGTCTGATTGAGTGCCAGCCAGAG GCTAATGGCAAGAAATGCCCCCTGCTGGTCCTAGCAGATACTGAAGATGGAGTTTGCCACTCAGCTG CAGAtggaacaaagaaaagaaagaaggtgaTATCACAGTCATTTACTCTGAGACGAAGCTCTACCAACGGAAACTCTCCAGGGCAGCTAGACACAGATCCCAAAATCACTCTGTTTGGACAGCCTCTGGCAATTATCTGTGGGGAAGATGACAAGCTGCCCCAACCAGTACAG GATCTCCTAgctatattatatataaaaggACCTTCCACTGAAGGGATATTCAGAAAAGCTGCCAATGAGAAAGCACGAAAAGAGTTGAAGGAAGACCTAAACAAAGGCGGGAATGTTGACTTGAAAAGCAAATCTGTGCACCTGCTGGCAGTGGTCTTGAAG GACTTCCTCCGAAATATTCCCTCCAAACTTCTGTCGACTGACCTATATGAGAAGTGGATGCACGCTCTGGAGAAGCCAAGCAAGCAGGACAAAATTGAAGAATTGAAAAA ggTGGCCGAGAAACTGCCTAGACCAAACCTCATCTTGCTCAAGCACTTGCTCTCTCTGCTCCACCACATTGGCCAAAACTCCGAGACCAACAGGATGGATTCCAGCAATCTGGCCATCTGTGTTGGCCCAAATATGCTGAGCCCAGAGACAGACAGCACGCTGCCCCTGGAAGTGCAGAAGGAGATGAATGACAAG GTGACAGTGTTGGTGGAATTTCTCATAAACAACTGCTCAGAAATATTTGGGGAGGACATTGCCTTGCCTGTCTATGCCTTGCTTGAGGAGTCACTGGAGCACACAGACAGCTCCACAG AACACCGATGTGCTGCTCATCAGAATGACTCTGCCTATGACAGCACAGATCCTGAAGCTGAAGCCAGCCCCTGTACCACTCAgacagagcagcacaaaggGAAGAGCACCAGTGTAAACAGAAGATATCCAGCACACATCTCTGCTCCTTCACTGACTGACTTCAGAAAGGACATCAGCAAGATGGACAGGAGATACTCAGAGCCAGACCTGTCTTTCCAGAAGCACCCTGAAGGCAAGATAAGGAAACAGAAGCTAAACAAAAGTGAGGACAATTTTCCAGTTCAGCAGAAACAGTTAGGGTTGGAAGCACTGGAGAAACAGCTTGCAATCTTACCTGCACAGTTATCAAATGACTCTCTCCCCAAAACATCCTCCAGTTGCTCATTGGAGAGCTCTGACAGCTCAGTTTTCACCAGCTCCCCAGTAGTTTCCCCCACTAGTCCCAAGAAAACCTTTTTAATTAGACCCCAGTCCTTTTCCACCAAGGTCATCGAAGACTGCAGTCCACCTAACAGGGTGATCAAAAAACATTCCAtgtcattttcttttgcaaatcgCAGGAAAACACTAATAAAAACACAGAGTTGGGGGCCtggaaaaaacatgttttttcagaaagacaGTTTCACAAAGAAAGATATGTTCTCCTACAGAATTGTCCAGGAGAACAGCTCTGATGATGACAAACAATGGCCTGTGGCATATCAGCAAAGGCCCCGTTTCAGGTCAGCTGATGATGTGTTCAGAGAAGTGGATCAGAGGAATCCTGGAAGACCACCCTCTTACGAAGAGGCTACTAAAAACTGCCTGGCCACTACAGTTCCTTCTCGCAATCTCACAGTTCAAGCTATGAGATTAAAGGtgtcaaaccaggacactggtTTGCTGCCCCATCCATGCAGCACCTGTGCACAGGATGCAGAATATACAGCTTTAAGGGACATACTCAGTGGCAGAGTTTCTGCAGAGAAGGATTCTGATGTGGAAACTGAAACCCTCAACATCACTGTGGGAATAAAATCCCGTGTGAGTTTACCTGTGACACCAGGAGTCTACCGGCTGAGAGCCAGGTCTGAATCTTGTCAAGAGAAGAAATTTGAGTATGTGGCTCGGAGGTGCAGCCCGCCAGTTTTTGAGTTAGACCAGATTCAGTATGCTAAGGAATCCTATGTTTAG
- the TAGAP gene encoding T-cell activation Rho GTPase-activating protein isoform X3 — protein sequence MKVLSSCNTSKTLNAGNMESLIECQPEANGKKCPLLVLADTEDGVCHSAADGTKKRKKVISQSFTLRRSSTNGNSPGQLDTDPKITLFGQPLAIICGEDDKLPQPVQDLLAILYIKGPSTEGIFRKAANEKARKELKEDLNKGGNVDLKSKSVHLLAVVLKDFLRNIPSKLLSTDLYEKWMHALEKPSKQDKIEELKKVAEKLPRPNLILLKHLLSLLHHIGQNSETNRMDSSNLAICVGPNMLSPETDSTLPLEVQKEMNDKVC from the exons ATGAAAGTGTTAAGCAGCTGTAATACT TCAAAGACACTAAATGCTGGGAACATGGAGAGTCTGATTGAGTGCCAGCCAGAG GCTAATGGCAAGAAATGCCCCCTGCTGGTCCTAGCAGATACTGAAGATGGAGTTTGCCACTCAGCTG CAGAtggaacaaagaaaagaaagaaggtgaTATCACAGTCATTTACTCTGAGACGAAGCTCTACCAACGGAAACTCTCCAGGGCAGCTAGACACAGATCCCAAAATCACTCTGTTTGGACAGCCTCTGGCAATTATCTGTGGGGAAGATGACAAGCTGCCCCAACCAGTACAG GATCTCCTAgctatattatatataaaaggACCTTCCACTGAAGGGATATTCAGAAAAGCTGCCAATGAGAAAGCACGAAAAGAGTTGAAGGAAGACCTAAACAAAGGCGGGAATGTTGACTTGAAAAGCAAATCTGTGCACCTGCTGGCAGTGGTCTTGAAG GACTTCCTCCGAAATATTCCCTCCAAACTTCTGTCGACTGACCTATATGAGAAGTGGATGCACGCTCTGGAGAAGCCAAGCAAGCAGGACAAAATTGAAGAATTGAAAAA ggTGGCCGAGAAACTGCCTAGACCAAACCTCATCTTGCTCAAGCACTTGCTCTCTCTGCTCCACCACATTGGCCAAAACTCCGAGACCAACAGGATGGATTCCAGCAATCTGGCCATCTGTGTTGGCCCAAATATGCTGAGCCCAGAGACAGACAGCACGCTGCCCCTGGAAGTGCAGAAGGAGATGAATGACAAGGTGTGTTGA
- the TAGAP gene encoding T-cell activation Rho GTPase-activating protein isoform X2, with protein MESLIECQPEANGKKCPLLVLADTEDGVCHSAADGTKKRKKVISQSFTLRRSSTNGNSPGQLDTDPKITLFGQPLAIICGEDDKLPQPVQDLLAILYIKGPSTEGIFRKAANEKARKELKEDLNKGGNVDLKSKSVHLLAVVLKDFLRNIPSKLLSTDLYEKWMHALEKPSKQDKIEELKKVAEKLPRPNLILLKHLLSLLHHIGQNSETNRMDSSNLAICVGPNMLSPETDSTLPLEVQKEMNDKVTVLVEFLINNCSEIFGEDIALPVYALLEESLEHTDSSTEHRCAAHQNDSAYDSTDPEAEASPCTTQTEQHKGKSTSVNRRYPAHISAPSLTDFRKDISKMDRRYSEPDLSFQKHPEGKIRKQKLNKSEDNFPVQQKQLGLEALEKQLAILPAQLSNDSLPKTSSSCSLESSDSSVFTSSPVVSPTSPKKTFLIRPQSFSTKVIEDCSPPNRVIKKHSMSFSFANRRKTLIKTQSWGPGKNMFFQKDSFTKKDMFSYRIVQENSSDDDKQWPVAYQQRPRFRSADDVFREVDQRNPGRPPSYEEATKNCLATTVPSRNLTVQAMRLKVSNQDTGLLPHPCSTCAQDAEYTALRDILSGRVSAEKDSDVETETLNITVGIKSRVSLPVTPGVYRLRARSESCQEKKFEYVARRCSPPVFELDQIQYAKESYV; from the exons ATGGAGAGTCTGATTGAGTGCCAGCCAGAG GCTAATGGCAAGAAATGCCCCCTGCTGGTCCTAGCAGATACTGAAGATGGAGTTTGCCACTCAGCTG CAGAtggaacaaagaaaagaaagaaggtgaTATCACAGTCATTTACTCTGAGACGAAGCTCTACCAACGGAAACTCTCCAGGGCAGCTAGACACAGATCCCAAAATCACTCTGTTTGGACAGCCTCTGGCAATTATCTGTGGGGAAGATGACAAGCTGCCCCAACCAGTACAG GATCTCCTAgctatattatatataaaaggACCTTCCACTGAAGGGATATTCAGAAAAGCTGCCAATGAGAAAGCACGAAAAGAGTTGAAGGAAGACCTAAACAAAGGCGGGAATGTTGACTTGAAAAGCAAATCTGTGCACCTGCTGGCAGTGGTCTTGAAG GACTTCCTCCGAAATATTCCCTCCAAACTTCTGTCGACTGACCTATATGAGAAGTGGATGCACGCTCTGGAGAAGCCAAGCAAGCAGGACAAAATTGAAGAATTGAAAAA ggTGGCCGAGAAACTGCCTAGACCAAACCTCATCTTGCTCAAGCACTTGCTCTCTCTGCTCCACCACATTGGCCAAAACTCCGAGACCAACAGGATGGATTCCAGCAATCTGGCCATCTGTGTTGGCCCAAATATGCTGAGCCCAGAGACAGACAGCACGCTGCCCCTGGAAGTGCAGAAGGAGATGAATGACAAG GTGACAGTGTTGGTGGAATTTCTCATAAACAACTGCTCAGAAATATTTGGGGAGGACATTGCCTTGCCTGTCTATGCCTTGCTTGAGGAGTCACTGGAGCACACAGACAGCTCCACAG AACACCGATGTGCTGCTCATCAGAATGACTCTGCCTATGACAGCACAGATCCTGAAGCTGAAGCCAGCCCCTGTACCACTCAgacagagcagcacaaaggGAAGAGCACCAGTGTAAACAGAAGATATCCAGCACACATCTCTGCTCCTTCACTGACTGACTTCAGAAAGGACATCAGCAAGATGGACAGGAGATACTCAGAGCCAGACCTGTCTTTCCAGAAGCACCCTGAAGGCAAGATAAGGAAACAGAAGCTAAACAAAAGTGAGGACAATTTTCCAGTTCAGCAGAAACAGTTAGGGTTGGAAGCACTGGAGAAACAGCTTGCAATCTTACCTGCACAGTTATCAAATGACTCTCTCCCCAAAACATCCTCCAGTTGCTCATTGGAGAGCTCTGACAGCTCAGTTTTCACCAGCTCCCCAGTAGTTTCCCCCACTAGTCCCAAGAAAACCTTTTTAATTAGACCCCAGTCCTTTTCCACCAAGGTCATCGAAGACTGCAGTCCACCTAACAGGGTGATCAAAAAACATTCCAtgtcattttcttttgcaaatcgCAGGAAAACACTAATAAAAACACAGAGTTGGGGGCCtggaaaaaacatgttttttcagaaagacaGTTTCACAAAGAAAGATATGTTCTCCTACAGAATTGTCCAGGAGAACAGCTCTGATGATGACAAACAATGGCCTGTGGCATATCAGCAAAGGCCCCGTTTCAGGTCAGCTGATGATGTGTTCAGAGAAGTGGATCAGAGGAATCCTGGAAGACCACCCTCTTACGAAGAGGCTACTAAAAACTGCCTGGCCACTACAGTTCCTTCTCGCAATCTCACAGTTCAAGCTATGAGATTAAAGGtgtcaaaccaggacactggtTTGCTGCCCCATCCATGCAGCACCTGTGCACAGGATGCAGAATATACAGCTTTAAGGGACATACTCAGTGGCAGAGTTTCTGCAGAGAAGGATTCTGATGTGGAAACTGAAACCCTCAACATCACTGTGGGAATAAAATCCCGTGTGAGTTTACCTGTGACACCAGGAGTCTACCGGCTGAGAGCCAGGTCTGAATCTTGTCAAGAGAAGAAATTTGAGTATGTGGCTCGGAGGTGCAGCCCGCCAGTTTTTGAGTTAGACCAGATTCAGTATGCTAAGGAATCCTATGTTTAG